A window of the Candidatus Saccharimonadales bacterium genome harbors these coding sequences:
- a CDS encoding GatB/YqeY domain-containing protein, which yields MALKQRIQDDLKAALLGGDRFAAETLRGLKAAILNEEVAKSKRDEGLEDAEIEQIVAKEVKKRNESATLYEQNDRAESAADERREAEILSIYLPTQLGEEEVKAIIEAAIKQLGANGMSDMGKVIGVVKSKVGNTADGATVAKLVKEQLTQ from the coding sequence ATGGCGCTAAAGCAGCGCATTCAAGACGATCTTAAAGCCGCTCTTTTGGGCGGCGATCGTTTTGCCGCGGAAACGTTGCGGGGTCTAAAGGCCGCAATTTTGAACGAAGAAGTCGCTAAAAGCAAGCGCGACGAAGGCTTAGAAGACGCCGAGATTGAACAAATTGTTGCAAAAGAGGTCAAAAAGCGCAACGAAAGCGCAACACTCTATGAACAAAATGATCGGGCTGAATCGGCTGCCGATGAACGCCGCGAGGCTGAAATTTTGAGTATCTACCTTCCTACGCAACTTGGCGAAGAAGAAGTTAAAGCTATTATTGAAGCAGCAATCAAACAACTTGGTGCTAACGGCATGAGCGACATGGGTAAAGTTATTGGCGTCGTGAAGTCAAAAGTTGGCAATACCGCCGATGGTGCGACCGTCGCGAAACTTGTTAAAGAACAACTAACACAGTAG
- the fmt gene encoding methionyl-tRNA formyltransferase: protein MMNTSKTIVFFGTEDFSLTVLTALIEAGYTIGAVVTKPDSKKGRGQQLTAPPVKVLATRHNIPVWQPEKLADIASDIKTLGNPAGVLVSYGKIIPQSIIDLFTPGIINVHPSLLPKYRGPTPIESAIKNGDETTGVSIMQLSAKMDAGPVYAAKRYPLKGTETQINLYRALAVVGSDLLLETLPRILDESLQPETQQEEAATYCALLTKDDAWIDLKKLSAARAERRVRAYLVFPKSKLKVNDLDIIVTKSHVSGQQKTPLDIECQDGAFLSIDELVAPSGRRMTGEAFLRGYPA, encoded by the coding sequence ATGATGAACACATCAAAAACAATCGTATTCTTTGGGACTGAGGATTTTAGCCTCACCGTTTTAACAGCTTTAATCGAAGCTGGCTATACTATTGGCGCTGTCGTTACTAAACCTGACAGTAAAAAAGGTCGTGGTCAGCAGCTGACAGCTCCTCCGGTTAAAGTCCTTGCTACTAGGCATAATATTCCGGTTTGGCAGCCTGAAAAGCTCGCTGATATCGCATCGGATATCAAGACTCTTGGCAATCCTGCCGGCGTTCTTGTTAGCTACGGCAAAATTATCCCTCAAAGCATCATCGATTTATTCACACCAGGTATTATCAACGTTCACCCATCACTTTTGCCAAAATATCGCGGCCCGACACCTATCGAATCGGCTATAAAAAATGGCGACGAAACAACTGGCGTATCCATTATGCAGCTCAGTGCCAAAATGGACGCCGGTCCTGTCTATGCCGCAAAACGATACCCGTTAAAAGGTACCGAAACTCAAATTAATCTGTATCGAGCCCTAGCGGTGGTTGGTTCAGACCTTTTACTCGAAACACTCCCTCGTATTTTAGATGAATCACTGCAACCAGAAACACAACAAGAAGAGGCAGCAACGTATTGTGCATTACTCACCAAAGATGACGCATGGATTGATCTGAAAAAATTAAGCGCAGCCAGGGCTGAACGCCGAGTCCGCGCATACCTTGTCTTTCCTAAAAGCAAACTAAAAGTTAATGATCTTGATATTATCGTCACGAAATCACATGTATCAGGCCAACAAAAAACACCGCTCGACATTGAGTGTCAGGACGGTGCTTTTCTTTCAATTGATGAGCTGGTCGCTCCAAGTGGACGTCGTATGACCGGCGAGGCATTTCTTCGTGGCTATCCCGCTTGA
- a CDS encoding 30S ribosomal protein S21 produces MVQVTRKDEREANENIIRRFNRKVLQSGVLAEAKATMRFSKPLSKTERRAKAIIRKERKSEKLAKARLGIR; encoded by the coding sequence ATGGTACAAGTAACACGTAAAGATGAACGCGAAGCGAACGAAAATATTATTCGTCGTTTCAACCGTAAGGTTTTGCAGAGCGGTGTTTTAGCTGAAGCAAAGGCAACAATGCGATTCAGCAAACCTCTAAGCAAGACTGAACGTCGTGCAAAAGCGATTATCCGCAAGGAACGCAAAAGCGAAAAATTAGCCAAAGCCCGTTTGGGGATTCGTTAA
- a CDS encoding DUF5663 domain-containing protein has protein sequence MFKLDDEFLKDLGLDQMPEDQKKAFLEHIYSQLELRVGTKLSEGLTDAQLGEFESFVDRDEEKVRAWVAANTPDYLNDPTYQQLSSAAPEGTTEIIMLSEYASLKWLGMNRPDYRDVVKSVLDELKQEIMASRDAILGNNQAG, from the coding sequence ATGTTTAAATTGGATGATGAATTTCTAAAAGATCTTGGCCTCGACCAGATGCCAGAAGATCAAAAAAAGGCATTTTTAGAACATATTTACAGCCAGCTAGAATTGCGGGTTGGAACTAAATTATCAGAAGGCTTGACCGACGCTCAACTGGGCGAATTTGAATCATTTGTTGATCGCGACGAAGAAAAAGTTCGCGCATGGGTTGCTGCTAATACACCTGACTACCTAAATGATCCAACATACCAACAGCTCAGCTCTGCGGCACCTGAAGGCACAACGGAGATCATTATGCTTTCTGAGTACGCATCACTGAAATGGCTAGGTATGAATCGTCCTGATTACCGCGATGTCGTAAAATCAGTTTTAGATGAACTAAAGCAAGAAATTATGGCAAGCCGCGATGCGATTTTAGGCAACAATCAAGCGGGATAG
- a CDS encoding nucleoside monophosphate kinase, with protein sequence MILFFGPTGAGKSVQGQMLAVRQGWKWLSTGEMLRTSKDPEVIKVLKSGELVSDELTYEVFDEAIRGAKAKNYEKIIVDGFPRTKAQAEWLADYMEENGEKIDLVVALEVPEGELMKRLEKRGRMEDTPETIARRMNIYRQKMYPVLGSFAEDGVKIVHLDGTGTAGEVHDRIYAEVNSDATVKV encoded by the coding sequence GTGATTTTATTTTTTGGTCCGACCGGTGCCGGTAAAAGTGTGCAAGGCCAGATGCTGGCTGTCCGTCAGGGATGGAAGTGGCTTTCGACAGGCGAGATGCTGCGTACGAGCAAAGATCCAGAAGTAATCAAGGTATTGAAGTCCGGTGAATTAGTGAGCGACGAACTTACCTATGAAGTATTCGACGAAGCGATTCGCGGTGCGAAAGCGAAAAACTACGAAAAGATTATTGTTGATGGATTCCCGCGTACCAAAGCGCAAGCCGAGTGGCTTGCTGATTATATGGAAGAGAACGGCGAGAAGATTGACCTGGTTGTCGCGCTTGAAGTGCCAGAAGGGGAGCTTATGAAGCGCCTTGAGAAGCGTGGCCGCATGGAAGATACACCCGAGACGATTGCAAGGCGTATGAATATTTATCGGCAGAAGATGTATCCAGTGCTTGGAAGTTTCGCCGAGGACGGCGTGAAGATCGTCCATCTTGACGGTACGGGCACCGCGGGTGAAGTACATGATCGGATTTACGCAGAAGTAAATAGCGATGCAACCGTCAAAGTCTAA
- the priA gene encoding primosomal protein N': MYYYEVAPNQIVRTESMSFTYASKTPLPIGQLVIIEVGKKQLVGVIFSEVAKPSYTTKEITSIIEGQPLPLPILELAKWLSNYYTSHLATVLQTLLPRGLQKTRRARQIITKESLRDRTNIVFTAEQKEAIDAIEQMTPGTALLHGVTGSGKTHVYIETAKRVLDRGQSVIILVPEIALTSQLVDEFSHHFKDIILTHSRQTEAERDLAWREALNSKVPRVVVGPRSALFMPLSNIGLIVIDEAHEPSFKQEQSPRYSALRAASILAHEHKAKVILGSATPAVSDYYIAQQSNRPIIHMTKRAKDGSVPPTITLIDMTKRTGFKHHRFLSDKLITELTTTFESGNQALIFHNRRGSASSTLCENCGWSAICPRCFVPYTLHADKHQLLCHICGSSDKVPTSCPECHSADIIHKGIGTKLIESELKKLFPNKIIVRFDGDSETGESVEERYKDLYSGAIDLIIGTQVIAKGLDLPKLRTVGVIQADSGLSLPDYGAEERTFQLLAQVIGRVGRSHHPTNVVVQSYQPGHPAVIDGLAQDYEHFYKTTLITRQRGHFPPFTYLLKLTCVYKTEAAAIKNAKKLANELKTKMGSQVQILGPTPAFYERTRDTYRWQLVVKSQKRSALIDLLKLVPPTHWQTELDPISLL; this comes from the coding sequence ATGTACTACTACGAGGTGGCGCCAAATCAAATCGTGCGCACTGAAAGCATGTCTTTTACCTATGCTTCAAAAACACCCCTCCCCATTGGACAATTGGTCATTATAGAGGTAGGTAAAAAACAACTCGTTGGCGTAATCTTTTCCGAAGTTGCAAAACCAAGCTATACAACCAAAGAGATAACTTCAATAATCGAAGGACAGCCGCTACCTCTCCCTATTCTTGAACTAGCTAAATGGCTCAGTAACTATTACACTTCGCATCTTGCGACCGTTTTACAAACACTACTTCCTCGCGGCCTACAAAAAACACGTCGGGCACGTCAAATTATTACAAAAGAAAGTTTACGAGATCGAACAAATATTGTGTTCACTGCGGAGCAAAAAGAAGCTATCGACGCGATAGAACAGATGACGCCCGGCACTGCGCTACTTCACGGTGTCACAGGTTCCGGGAAGACTCATGTCTATATTGAAACTGCCAAACGCGTTCTTGATCGTGGCCAGTCGGTCATTATTCTTGTCCCAGAAATCGCGCTGACTTCACAACTGGTTGATGAATTCTCGCATCACTTTAAAGATATCATTCTCACCCACTCTCGTCAGACCGAAGCAGAGCGTGATCTTGCCTGGAGAGAAGCTTTGAATAGTAAAGTACCCCGTGTTGTGGTGGGTCCTCGCTCTGCCCTTTTTATGCCCTTATCGAATATCGGACTTATCGTCATAGACGAAGCCCACGAACCAAGTTTTAAACAAGAACAATCTCCTCGTTATTCTGCCCTTCGAGCCGCAAGCATCCTCGCGCATGAACACAAAGCTAAAGTTATCCTTGGAAGTGCTACACCGGCCGTTTCTGATTACTACATCGCCCAGCAATCCAATCGTCCAATTATTCATATGACAAAACGAGCCAAAGACGGTAGTGTTCCTCCTACTATTACTCTGATCGACATGACAAAACGTACTGGGTTTAAACATCATCGCTTTTTATCCGACAAACTCATTACCGAACTTACGACGACTTTCGAAAGTGGTAATCAAGCACTTATTTTCCATAACCGTCGAGGTAGCGCCTCCTCGACGTTGTGTGAAAACTGTGGCTGGTCAGCTATCTGCCCACGGTGTTTTGTGCCCTACACGCTGCATGCCGATAAACATCAGCTCCTATGTCATATATGTGGATCGTCAGATAAAGTCCCGACGAGTTGTCCTGAGTGTCATTCCGCCGATATTATTCATAAAGGTATTGGTACCAAGTTAATAGAATCCGAACTTAAAAAATTATTTCCGAACAAAATAATTGTTCGATTTGATGGCGATAGCGAAACCGGCGAATCGGTCGAGGAACGGTACAAAGACTTATATAGCGGCGCAATAGATTTAATCATTGGTACACAGGTCATCGCAAAAGGACTCGACTTACCCAAGCTTCGAACGGTCGGCGTTATTCAGGCCGACTCTGGCCTTAGCCTGCCCGACTATGGAGCCGAGGAAAGAACCTTTCAACTACTCGCCCAGGTTATTGGACGCGTCGGACGATCGCATCATCCGACAAACGTTGTTGTTCAAAGCTATCAGCCCGGACACCCTGCCGTCATTGACGGCCTTGCCCAAGATTATGAACATTTTTATAAAACAACGCTCATCACCAGACAACGTGGTCACTTCCCGCCTTTTACTTACCTTTTAAAACTGACATGCGTTTATAAAACAGAAGCCGCCGCTATAAAAAATGCAAAAAAACTCGCTAATGAGCTAAAGACAAAAATGGGCTCACAAGTACAAATACTTGGACCAACCCCCGCCTTCTACGAACGAACCCGCGACACTTACCGGTGGCAATTGGTTGTTAAATCGCAAAAACGCTCGGCACTCATCGATCTTTTGAAACTTGTTCCGCCTACACACTGGCAAACTGAACTAGATCCAATTAGCCTACTATAA
- a CDS encoding alpha/beta hydrolase family protein encodes MQLTKRSLKIGNQEIACEYAIKKQNVVILHGAGASNRARYYPFAEEILKHDYGVVLFDFTGHGESSGELKDSSLNNRQEQALQVIEKLLPKNSDFILVGFSMSGQTVCDLLPLFPRRVKTILLGCPAIYTKDAANIQFKDDGFRTLIRTDSSWKNSTAITNLAKFSGKTFIAYGDRDEVIPKEVITTLQATAKHLTYRHYDASHALAVWLGENPRELEKLVNEVTEKS; translated from the coding sequence ATGCAATTAACTAAACGAAGCTTAAAAATTGGCAACCAGGAAATAGCTTGTGAATACGCTATTAAAAAACAAAATGTCGTTATATTACACGGCGCCGGAGCATCCAACCGAGCCCGCTACTACCCTTTTGCTGAGGAAATTCTCAAACACGATTACGGTGTCGTTTTATTTGATTTTACAGGCCACGGTGAAAGTTCTGGCGAGCTGAAAGATTCTTCGTTGAATAACCGCCAAGAACAGGCGCTTCAGGTTATAGAAAAACTCCTTCCGAAAAATAGTGATTTTATTCTTGTAGGCTTTAGTATGAGCGGCCAGACAGTATGTGATTTATTGCCACTATTTCCTAGACGTGTAAAAACAATCTTATTAGGCTGTCCAGCTATCTACACAAAAGATGCAGCGAATATCCAATTTAAAGACGACGGGTTTAGGACACTTATTCGGACAGATAGCAGTTGGAAAAATAGTACCGCTATTACAAATTTAGCCAAGTTTAGCGGAAAGACATTTATCGCATACGGAGATAGAGACGAAGTAATCCCCAAAGAAGTTATCACAACGCTACAAGCTACAGCAAAACATCTGACATATAGACACTACGATGCGTCACATGCACTCGCTGTCTGGCTTGGCGAAAACCCACGGGAATTAGAAAAATTAGTCAATGAAGTTACCGAGAAGAGCTAG
- the recJ gene encoding single-stranded-DNA-specific exonuclease RecJ, whose product MDIFEEILKARVPDKQARDLFLSPDYNTKHDPFLLPDMQAAVDRLVAAFEKQEHITIYGDYDIDGLTATTVLLDAFKSFGFKHVEAFIPNRFVEGYGLTVDAVEKIAATGANLIVTVDCGSLSHKEITRANELGVDVIVTDHHNVANTPPPAVATINPKRTDHSYPFIDLAGVGVAFKLVQALQTRLEGLPVGQEKWLLDLVALGTVCDVVTLVDENRTNVYWGLKVLAQTRRPGLKALMAVAKVEPNKVNARSLGFGLGPRMNAAGRLETARHALEMLQASDKIEAFEKAQQLDALNIARRSDQDAIFKAAIIQAETFKNDPVLVVSHPDWNHGIIGIVAAKLLEKYKKPAYVLQEMGDESKGSARSYGDFSAADAIRASDDIITKGGGHKLAAGVTMPTENIAAFRKRVNEFYKSQKLRDQPSLLLPKADVAIDDFTFVHEDLLTQLELLEPFGNGNPEPVLKAENVVVTRQRRMGADAQHVKLDLRDSKGKTMQFLAFSAPAHFFVEPGEQVTVWFQPTINEWQGRRSVEGRLLHLEDAAL is encoded by the coding sequence ATGGATATATTTGAAGAAATTTTAAAAGCACGCGTACCTGACAAACAGGCGCGTGATCTTTTTTTGTCGCCTGATTACAACACAAAACATGATCCGTTTTTACTGCCGGATATGCAAGCGGCGGTCGATAGATTAGTTGCCGCTTTTGAAAAGCAAGAACACATAACTATTTATGGCGATTATGATATCGATGGTCTGACAGCAACAACGGTTCTACTTGATGCGTTTAAGAGCTTTGGATTTAAACATGTCGAGGCATTTATCCCAAATCGCTTTGTCGAAGGTTATGGACTGACGGTGGATGCGGTGGAGAAAATCGCAGCGACAGGAGCGAATCTCATTGTTACTGTTGATTGCGGTAGTTTAAGCCACAAAGAAATTACACGGGCGAACGAGCTGGGTGTTGATGTGATCGTTACTGATCACCATAATGTTGCCAATACGCCACCGCCAGCAGTTGCGACGATTAATCCAAAACGTACCGACCACTCGTATCCATTTATTGATTTAGCGGGAGTGGGCGTTGCGTTTAAGCTAGTTCAGGCGCTACAGACGAGACTGGAAGGACTACCCGTTGGACAGGAAAAATGGCTGCTTGATTTGGTGGCGCTTGGAACTGTCTGTGACGTTGTGACGCTTGTTGATGAAAACCGTACCAATGTTTATTGGGGTTTGAAAGTTTTGGCGCAGACACGCCGGCCGGGATTAAAAGCATTAATGGCAGTTGCAAAAGTTGAACCGAACAAAGTTAATGCACGAAGCCTTGGATTTGGTCTTGGACCGCGTATGAACGCGGCGGGACGGCTAGAGACCGCTAGGCATGCGCTTGAAATGTTACAGGCAAGCGATAAGATAGAAGCATTTGAAAAAGCGCAGCAACTTGACGCACTGAATATTGCCAGGCGAAGTGACCAAGATGCGATTTTTAAAGCGGCAATTATCCAGGCGGAAACATTCAAAAACGACCCGGTTTTGGTTGTGAGTCACCCGGACTGGAATCATGGCATTATTGGCATTGTTGCGGCAAAACTTTTAGAAAAATATAAAAAACCAGCCTATGTTTTACAGGAAATGGGCGACGAGAGTAAAGGTTCGGCTCGCAGCTACGGTGATTTTAGCGCCGCCGATGCGATTAGGGCGTCCGATGACATTATCACCAAAGGCGGCGGCCATAAATTAGCGGCCGGCGTAACGATGCCAACCGAAAACATTGCCGCTTTTCGAAAGCGGGTGAATGAATTCTATAAATCACAAAAATTACGCGATCAGCCAAGCCTGCTACTGCCGAAAGCGGATGTTGCAATAGATGATTTTACCTTTGTTCATGAAGATCTGCTAACCCAGCTAGAACTTTTAGAGCCGTTTGGAAACGGTAACCCCGAACCTGTTTTAAAAGCTGAAAATGTTGTCGTGACGCGCCAACGTCGAATGGGTGCGGATGCCCAACATGTTAAATTGGATCTTCGCGATAGTAAAGGAAAAACAATGCAATTTCTGGCATTTAGTGCTCCCGCACATTTTTTTGTCGAACCGGGTGAACAAGTAACAGTTTGGTTTCAGCCGACCATTAATGAATGGCAGGGACGACGTAGCGTGGAAGGGCGACTTTTGCATCTTGAAGATGCAGCTCTATAG
- the def gene encoding peptide deformylase has translation MKKEDIIALPNPHLHEKSSKVHVITDDVVKLVQDMTDASLDWEDSRPHEISAALAAVQVDIMERVVIVRSDFDDKSARNFTALINPEIVKHEGEKIYDYEGCLSVSNIYGKVPRSSKIRVRAMDVDGNEVRFKAEGFLARVIQHEIDHTNGVLFIDHIRDKTDAFYTLDEKGELQPLSYDEHIKNNRILWD, from the coding sequence ATGAAAAAAGAAGATATCATTGCTCTGCCAAACCCGCACCTCCATGAAAAATCCAGTAAAGTGCACGTCATTACCGACGACGTCGTCAAATTAGTACAAGACATGACAGATGCATCCCTAGACTGGGAAGATTCTCGCCCTCACGAAATCAGCGCAGCCCTTGCTGCTGTTCAGGTAGATATAATGGAACGAGTTGTGATTGTCCGAAGTGATTTTGACGACAAAAGCGCCCGCAACTTTACTGCTCTTATTAATCCCGAGATCGTCAAGCACGAAGGCGAAAAAATTTACGACTACGAAGGTTGCCTCAGTGTCAGTAATATCTATGGTAAAGTCCCGCGCAGCTCTAAAATCCGTGTTCGTGCAATGGACGTAGACGGCAACGAAGTTCGATTCAAAGCCGAAGGCTTCCTGGCCCGCGTCATCCAGCACGAAATTGACCACACAAACGGTGTCCTTTTTATCGATCATATTCGCGATAAAACAGATGCATTTTACACCCTCGACGAGAAAGGCGAACTTCAACCACTTAGCTATGATGAACACATCAAAAACAATCGTATTCTTTGGGACTGA
- the map gene encoding type I methionyl aminopeptidase, which translates to MQPSKSNEQIQAMREGGKILATIYADLKAHVSAGMSGLEIDAWVAERIKKHGAIATYKTSEVNFPGVICISINDEIVHGVPSDYVLEKGDIVSFDLVITYKDMKTDAAFTMVVDETPTGVKKHLLNATERSLYAAVDAIKGPVHTGDISAAVEKVLKDGKLGIIRDLVGHGVGFEMHMPPEIPNYGQKGKGVLLRPGDTIAIEPMATLGKERIKTDADGWTIRTADGSLSAHFEHTVLITQAGAEILTIL; encoded by the coding sequence ATGCAACCGTCAAAGTCTAACGAGCAGATTCAGGCGATGCGTGAAGGCGGCAAGATTCTTGCTACCATTTACGCTGATCTAAAGGCGCATGTTAGCGCGGGTATGAGCGGGCTAGAAATTGACGCTTGGGTGGCTGAACGGATCAAAAAACACGGTGCGATTGCGACGTACAAAACAAGCGAAGTTAATTTCCCTGGGGTGATCTGTATTAGCATCAACGACGAGATCGTTCACGGGGTGCCATCGGACTACGTTCTTGAAAAGGGCGATATTGTTAGTTTCGACCTGGTCATTACGTATAAAGATATGAAAACGGATGCGGCCTTTACGATGGTTGTCGATGAAACCCCTACGGGTGTTAAAAAGCATCTATTGAACGCAACCGAGCGAAGCTTATATGCCGCGGTTGATGCGATCAAAGGGCCTGTTCATACGGGTGACATTAGTGCTGCCGTAGAAAAAGTTTTAAAGGACGGAAAACTTGGTATTATTCGTGACCTTGTTGGTCATGGCGTAGGGTTTGAAATGCATATGCCGCCAGAAATTCCGAACTACGGACAAAAAGGCAAGGGGGTACTTTTGAGACCGGGAGATACAATCGCTATCGAACCTATGGCTACACTTGGTAAAGAGCGCATTAAAACCGATGCTGATGGATGGACAATCCGAACGGCCGATGGAAGCCTTTCGGCTCATTTTGAACACACCGTGCTCATCACCCAAGCAGGTGCTGAGATATTGACAATACTATAG
- a CDS encoding winged helix-turn-helix domain-containing protein, with translation MLDVFITSRVRRKIVVVYAKYPDFHTHVRGLAKLIKEDPGNIQRELKRLEKVGFLTSEKQGNTKIYSTNKQFPIFKELQSIVIKSQQHAGRPKRQSADI, from the coding sequence ATGTTAGACGTTTTTATTACATCTCGAGTGCGCCGAAAAATAGTGGTTGTATATGCCAAATATCCTGATTTTCACACGCATGTTCGAGGACTTGCAAAGTTAATCAAAGAAGATCCAGGCAATATTCAACGCGAACTAAAACGACTTGAAAAGGTTGGATTTTTAACCAGTGAAAAGCAGGGAAATACCAAGATTTATTCTACGAATAAACAGTTCCCGATCTTTAAAGAACTACAGAGCATCGTCATTAAATCTCAGCAACATGCTGGTCGACCCAAGCGCCAATCTGCCGATATTTAA